Genomic window (Streptomyces sp. RerS4):
AGGTCCTCGTCGCCCAGGGCGTAGGAGAGGCGGAGGTAGCCGGGGGTGCCGAAGGCCTCGCCCGGGACGACGGCGACCTCGGCCTCGTCCAGGATCAGCGCGGCCAGCTCGACGGAGGTCTGCGGACGCTTGCCGCGGATCTCCTTGCCGAGCAGCTCCTTGACCGAGGGGTACGCGTAGAACGCGCCCTCCGGGGTCGGGCAGAAGACGCCGTCGATCTCGTTCAGCATCTTGACCATCGTCTGGCGGCGGCGGTCGAACGCCTTGCGCATCTCCGCGACCGCGTCCAGGTTGCCGGAGACGGCGGCCAGCGCGGCGACCTGGGCCACGTTGGAGACGTTGGACGTGGCGTGCGACTGGAGGTTGGTCGCGGCCTTGATGACGTCCTGCGGGGCGATGACCCAGCCCACGCGCCAGCCGGTCATCGCGTACGTCTTGGCGACGCCGTTCACGATGATGCACTTGTCGCGCAGGGCCGGGACCAGCACCGGGAGCGAGGTGAACTTCGCGTCGCCGTAGACGAGGTGCTCGTAGATCTCGTCCGTCAGCACCCACAGGCCGTGCTCGGCGGCCCACTCGCCGATCGCGCGGGCGTCGGCCTCGCTGTAGACCGAACCGGTCGGGTTGGACGGGGAGACGAACAGGACGACCTTCGTGCGGTCGGTGCGCGCGGCCTCCAGCTGCTCGACGGAGACCCGGTAGCCGGTGGTCTCGTCGGCGACGACCTCGACCGGGACACCGCCGGCGAGGCGGATCGACTCCGGGTAGGTGGTCCAGTACGGGGCCGGGACGATGACCTCGTCGCCCGGGTCGAGGATCGCGGCGAAGGCCTCGTAGATGGCCTGCTTGCCGCCGTTGGTCACCAGGACCTGGGAGGCGTCGACCTCGTAGCCGGAGTCGCGCAGCGTCTTGGCGGCGATCGCTGCCTTCAGCTCGGGCAGGCCCCCGGCCGGCGTGTAGCGGTGGTACTTCGGGTTGCGGCAGGCCTCGACCGCGGCCTCGACGATGTAGTCCGGGGTCGGGAAGTCGGGCTCGCCCGCGCCGAAGCCGATCACCGGGCGTCCGGCGGCCTTGAGGGCCTTGGCCTTGGCGTCCACGGCGAGGGTGGCGGACTCGGAAATGGCGCCGATACGGGCGGACACCCGGCGCTCGGAGGAAGGCGTTGCAGAGGTCATGCGGCCAATCGTCCCAGACGCCCCAGAGGCGCGGCACACCGTTTCAGTCATCGGACGAAGCACGTCCGGATGGGGCTCGGAACGGTTCCTGTTCGACGTCAGGGCCAGGAGCACGTACACTCACCTGTCGTTGGTCCTCAACAGCCACCCCAGAGCGTGAGCACTCCGTGCACTCGCTCGGATGCGGTAGGTTGGGGAGCGCAAAGGGTCGTAGCTCAATTGGTAGAGCACTGGTCTCCAAAACCAGCGGTTGGGGGTTCGAGTCCCTCCGGCCCTGCTTCACACTCCTTCTCGGACGTGTGCGCAGGTACGTACTTCGATGCAACGCCGTGCGGCGCAACCGGGCGCGGCTACGGCCACGACCCGGATTCAGGTGAGAGACGTGACGGACGCCCTGGGCTCCATCGACATGCCTGACGCCGATGACGACACGCGCGAGAAGAAGGCCCGCAAGGGCGGCAAGCGCGGCAAGAAGGGCCCTGTCGGCCGTCTCGCGCTTTTCTACCGCCAGATCGTCGCGGAACTCCGCAAGGTCGTCTGGCCCACTCGAAACCAGCTCACGACGTACACCACCGTGGTGATCGTGTTCGTCGTCATCATGATCGGTCTGGTGACCGTGATTGACTATGGATTCCAGGAAGCCATCAAGTTCGTCTTCGGCTGATCCCCGCGGAGGGCGGCGCCTGATGGGTGCCGCCCGTTTTCGCATGTTCCACCACCTTTTGTATCCAGGAAGAAGCAGCCACCGTGTCTGACCCGAACCTGAACGCGAGCCACGACTCCGTCGAGTCCGTCGAGGACGAGCTCGACATCGTCGAGGCGGCAGACGCTGTGGA
Coding sequences:
- the secE gene encoding preprotein translocase subunit SecE produces the protein MTDALGSIDMPDADDDTREKKARKGGKRGKKGPVGRLALFYRQIVAELRKVVWPTRNQLTTYTTVVIVFVVIMIGLVTVIDYGFQEAIKFVFG
- a CDS encoding pyridoxal phosphate-dependent aminotransferase; this encodes MTSATPSSERRVSARIGAISESATLAVDAKAKALKAAGRPVIGFGAGEPDFPTPDYIVEAAVEACRNPKYHRYTPAGGLPELKAAIAAKTLRDSGYEVDASQVLVTNGGKQAIYEAFAAILDPGDEVIVPAPYWTTYPESIRLAGGVPVEVVADETTGYRVSVEQLEAARTDRTKVVLFVSPSNPTGSVYSEADARAIGEWAAEHGLWVLTDEIYEHLVYGDAKFTSLPVLVPALRDKCIIVNGVAKTYAMTGWRVGWVIAPQDVIKAATNLQSHATSNVSNVAQVAALAAVSGNLDAVAEMRKAFDRRRQTMVKMLNEIDGVFCPTPEGAFYAYPSVKELLGKEIRGKRPQTSVELAALILDEAEVAVVPGEAFGTPGYLRLSYALGDEDLVEGVTRIQNLLAEAKA